A stretch of Usitatibacter palustris DNA encodes these proteins:
- a CDS encoding GrpB family protein — protein MEAPVHIDEYNPAWPALFEAERALIAKTIGPWLAGPIEHIGSTAVPGLAAKPVIDIMAPVVNLTDSQPTLERLRALSYCYFPYRSEVMHWFCKPSPELRTHHLHLVPFQSPLWFERIVFRDLLRNNPDIANEYAQLKRHLAELHRYDRELYTDSKAPFIARVMRDHGVRPAHEVK, from the coding sequence ATGGAAGCACCCGTACACATCGACGAGTACAACCCCGCATGGCCGGCGCTGTTCGAGGCGGAGCGCGCATTGATCGCCAAGACCATCGGGCCGTGGCTCGCCGGACCCATCGAGCACATCGGCAGCACTGCGGTGCCGGGACTTGCCGCCAAACCCGTCATCGATATCATGGCGCCCGTTGTGAACCTTACCGACTCCCAACCGACATTGGAACGGCTTCGCGCGCTTTCGTACTGCTACTTTCCATACCGGAGCGAAGTGATGCACTGGTTCTGCAAGCCCAGCCCCGAGCTGCGAACGCATCACCTGCACCTCGTTCCATTCCAGAGCCCGCTGTGGTTCGAGCGCATTGTGTTTCGCGACCTGCTCCGCAACAATCCGGATATCGCGAACGAGTACGCGCAGTTGAAGCGTCACCTTGCGGAGCTGCACCGCTACGATCGCGAGCTCTACACCGATTCGAAGGCGCCGTTCATCGCGCGTGTCATGCGCGATCACGGTGTTCGACCCGCCCATGAAGTGAAGTGA
- a CDS encoding DUF1801 domain-containing protein has product MATKKSGLASGEDASERIDARIKELGDWRGKTLAKLRALIKEADPDVVEEWKWNVPVWSHDGLICTGESYTKAVKLTFAKGASVKDPSKLFNSSLEGNTRRAIDVPKDAQIDEKAFKTLIRAAVTLNKSKARG; this is encoded by the coding sequence ATGGCAACGAAGAAATCCGGATTGGCCAGTGGCGAAGATGCGTCCGAGCGGATCGACGCGCGAATCAAGGAGCTCGGTGACTGGCGCGGGAAAACACTCGCGAAGCTCCGCGCCTTGATCAAGGAAGCCGATCCCGACGTCGTCGAGGAATGGAAGTGGAATGTTCCGGTGTGGTCGCATGACGGCCTGATCTGCACGGGCGAGAGCTATACGAAGGCCGTGAAGCTGACTTTCGCAAAAGGGGCGTCCGTGAAGGATCCCTCCAAGCTCTTCAACTCGAGCCTCGAGGGGAACACGAGACGCGCGATCGACGTCCCGAAGGATGCGCAGATCGACGAGAAGGCGTTCAAGACCCTCATTCGCGCGGCCGTGACGCTGAACAAGTCCAAGGCCAGGGGCTAG
- a CDS encoding GNAT family N-acetyltransferase — MIRRIEPKDVDETLRVFRDACTASHPFLKPEFIEATERKMRERTLFEFHTDVLDEGGIRALLCRNGWGVEALFVDPHFQSQGLGKRMLDHLKAQTNVVQLCVFAQNPRAIRFYQREEFYALKIIDHRETGESLVVLKWEGKNPVVTS; from the coding sequence GTGATTCGGCGCATCGAGCCGAAGGACGTGGACGAGACGCTGCGCGTGTTCCGCGACGCGTGCACGGCCTCGCATCCGTTCCTGAAGCCGGAGTTCATCGAAGCGACCGAACGCAAGATGCGAGAGCGCACGCTCTTCGAGTTTCATACCGATGTGCTGGACGAAGGCGGAATCCGGGCGCTCCTGTGCCGCAATGGCTGGGGTGTCGAGGCGCTCTTCGTCGATCCGCATTTTCAATCGCAGGGCCTTGGCAAGCGAATGCTCGACCACCTCAAGGCGCAGACGAATGTCGTCCAGCTCTGCGTCTTCGCGCAGAACCCGCGGGCGATCCGGTTCTACCAGCGCGAGGAGTTCTACGCCCTGAAGATCATCGACCATCGCGAAACGGGCGAGTCGCTGGTCGTGCTCAAATGGGAAGGCAAGAATCCGGTCGTAACCTCCTGA
- a CDS encoding GFA family protein: protein MPTRTASCHCGQLRIVVNAEPRIVGLCHCLACQQRTGSVFAALAGFPGPYQVFGKATEYVRAGDQGAKFRFRFCPVCGTNLFHTEEGVSRDSVSVAVGAFADPNFPPPKFSIYDCRRHPWVQLPPGTTAFEKDPE from the coding sequence ATGCCAACGCGCACGGCTTCCTGCCATTGCGGTCAACTGCGCATCGTCGTGAATGCGGAGCCGAGGATCGTCGGACTCTGTCACTGCCTCGCGTGCCAGCAACGAACCGGGAGCGTCTTCGCCGCACTTGCTGGCTTCCCCGGCCCGTACCAGGTCTTCGGCAAGGCCACCGAGTATGTGAGGGCCGGCGACCAGGGAGCGAAGTTTCGCTTTCGCTTCTGTCCCGTGTGCGGCACGAACCTCTTCCACACCGAGGAGGGCGTTTCGCGCGATAGTGTGAGCGTGGCTGTGGGAGCGTTCGCTGATCCGAACTTTCCCCCGCCGAAGTTTTCAATCTACGATTGCCGGCGCCATCCTTGGGTCCAGTTGCCACCGGGCACGACGGCCTTCGAGAAGGATCCCGAGTAG
- a CDS encoding VOC family protein, protein MDLLVNIDVDDLGRATDFYTRAFGLKVSRRFGEGGVELMGASAPIYLLVKAAGTPASKQSNQARTYERHWTPVHLDIVVKDIDAAVHQAVAAGAKVEQPARSSNWGKLALMSDPFGHGFCLVQFVGRGYDEIATPA, encoded by the coding sequence ATGGATTTGCTCGTCAACATCGACGTCGATGATCTCGGCCGCGCCACGGATTTCTACACGCGCGCGTTCGGGCTCAAGGTGAGCCGCCGTTTCGGCGAAGGGGGCGTTGAGCTCATGGGCGCCTCCGCTCCCATCTATCTCCTGGTGAAGGCGGCCGGCACGCCAGCGTCGAAGCAGTCGAACCAGGCCCGCACCTACGAGCGGCACTGGACGCCGGTTCATCTCGACATCGTCGTGAAGGACATCGATGCCGCCGTCCACCAGGCAGTCGCGGCCGGCGCGAAGGTCGAACAGCCGGCGCGATCGAGCAACTGGGGCAAGCTCGCGCTCATGTCCGATCCATTCGGCCACGGCTTCTGTCTCGTGCAATTCGTCGGGAGGGGCTATGACGAGATCGCCACGCCCGCCTGA
- a CDS encoding class I SAM-dependent methyltransferase: MTRDANLGQRPDNWAHGNTYERYVGRWSRKVAPEFLAWLNMPPNRRWVDVGCGTGALCAAILDRCSPASVTGVEPSEGFLKTAKENLAGRATFHVGSATALPLGNASADVVVSGLVLNFVPDQPAAVREMARVADKGATIAAYVWDYAGKMDLMTYFWNAAVALDPKVVNLVESLRFPVCRPEGLESLFTGAGLKGVEVSAVDIPTNFADFEDYWQPFLGGQGPAPSYAMSLDEASRSRLRDRLRESVPIAYDGSIPMTARAWAVRAVVLG; the protein is encoded by the coding sequence ATGACCCGTGACGCCAACCTCGGACAGCGCCCGGACAATTGGGCGCACGGAAACACCTACGAACGTTACGTCGGACGCTGGAGCCGGAAGGTCGCGCCGGAGTTTCTCGCGTGGTTGAACATGCCACCGAACCGACGGTGGGTCGACGTGGGATGCGGCACCGGAGCGCTTTGCGCTGCGATTCTCGATCGCTGTTCGCCCGCCTCCGTCACGGGCGTCGAGCCGTCGGAGGGATTCCTCAAGACCGCGAAGGAAAATCTCGCGGGACGGGCCACGTTCCACGTGGGGAGTGCGACGGCGCTGCCACTCGGTAATGCGTCGGCCGACGTCGTGGTCTCGGGCCTCGTGTTGAACTTCGTGCCCGACCAGCCCGCGGCCGTTCGCGAGATGGCGCGCGTCGCGGACAAGGGCGCAACGATCGCCGCCTATGTCTGGGACTACGCGGGAAAAATGGATCTCATGACGTATTTCTGGAATGCGGCGGTCGCGCTCGACCCGAAGGTCGTGAACCTGGTGGAGAGCCTTCGCTTCCCGGTGTGTCGTCCCGAGGGGCTCGAGAGCCTTTTCACCGGTGCCGGATTGAAGGGCGTCGAAGTGTCGGCCGTGGACATCCCGACGAACTTCGCCGACTTCGAGGATTACTGGCAGCCGTTTCTCGGTGGCCAGGGACCGGCGCCTTCGTACGCCATGTCGCTCGATGAAGCGTCGAGGTCGCGGCTGCGCGATCGCCTGCGCGAGAGCGTGCCCATTGCCTACGACGGCTCCATTCCCATGACGGCCCGGGCCTGGGCGGTTCGAGCAGTCGTTCTCGGATGA
- a CDS encoding GNAT family N-acetyltransferase, whose amino-acid sequence MHIEQDDLTRTEVHDLLREHLANMYELSPPFSVHALDLSKLRAPGITFWTVWDGGLLLGCGALKELDATHGEVKSMRTPSALRRKGAGRAVLEHIVAEARSRGYRRLSLETGSIDAFKPARKLYESFGFTDCGPFADYKPDANSTFMSLAL is encoded by the coding sequence ATGCACATCGAACAGGACGATCTCACGCGCACCGAAGTACACGACCTGCTGCGCGAGCATCTGGCCAACATGTACGAGCTCTCGCCGCCCTTCAGCGTGCATGCGCTCGATCTGTCGAAGCTTCGCGCACCCGGCATCACGTTCTGGACCGTGTGGGACGGCGGGCTCCTCCTCGGCTGCGGCGCGCTGAAAGAGCTCGACGCAACGCACGGCGAAGTGAAGTCGATGCGCACGCCCAGCGCGCTTCGCCGCAAGGGTGCGGGGCGCGCGGTGCTCGAGCACATCGTCGCCGAGGCGAGGTCACGCGGCTACCGGCGCCTCAGCCTGGAGACCGGCTCGATCGATGCGTTCAAGCCGGCGCGCAAGCTCTACGAGAGTTTCGGATTCACCGACTGCGGGCCGTTCGCCGATTACAAGCCCGATGCCAACAGCACCTTCATGTCGCTCGCGCTGTGA
- a CDS encoding ligand-binding sensor domain-containing diguanylate cyclase: MIRLVIAALLLAAGSFSVVAHDVNPVDPAKLAITQYRIDAWATEQGLPMNTVQSVFQGRDGQLWIGTGGGLTRFDGIRFASFEASSQPDPTARPVFGFTEDPDGTLWIGHSRGASRYRDGRFERAWPDELLEGRRVWAFARAHDGVMWAATENGLVRWEKGEAKIFKEADGLPTRRLRALAFDKDGTLWIATTGGGLVSYAGGKFNALKPEHGFPHLEVRHVLADPAGGVWAATAGGGLVRVQDGKIRIYGVAEGLPTEQLTYLARDNDGSLWIGTWGAGVVRMTAGRFVAISTANGLAGDQIWSVHVDREGSVWIGTWHGGLNRISKRSFVVFGKPEGLSGDNTRSVIHARDGVTWVATAGGGVNRIEGGKVTAKFGVKEGLSTEEASALFEDRDGAIWIATYTGGIARLKNNKIENFGTAHGIPNVDVRVVYRDRSGILWVGTSSGLAQFDGKRFIAVPGLGAQDEGITTILEERSGTLWIGTAGAGLIRHRDGKFERFMRKDGLASNWIVALHEDANGTLWIGTNGEGITRYKNGQFKSIRLADGLWDGLAQAILEDSSGHFWITCNRGFYRVARADLDAFADGLTSKVLSTGYGPVDALRSTTFAGGLQNAGAIDASGRVWLPSLRGLVIVDPMRLPESGTPPAVSVSEITVNGVGAPPGGEIILPPGSAPLSIRYSSETLLNADRVRFRYKMDGMTRDWVEAGKSREASFPALPHGTYSFHVAGSIDGRRWQELEKPLAITVQPHFYQTAWFTVLAVLVAMATGAALFRLRVHQLRRHHAEMEELVAIKTEELRIANEHLSRLSFADALTGLPNRRRLDEVLDTEWRRAARQETSLAVVIADIDAFKAYNDALGHPRGDACLIEVADVIREATSRASDFAARYGGEEFVILIPSADHAVALAFAESLRRAIEAKGIAHPASTVAPVVTISLGVAARVPAPGSTWAPLVAEADAALYRAKQEGRNRVR; this comes from the coding sequence ATGATCCGTCTCGTTATCGCCGCGCTCCTGCTTGCGGCCGGATCGTTTTCCGTCGTCGCGCACGACGTGAACCCGGTCGATCCGGCCAAGCTCGCGATCACCCAGTACCGCATCGACGCCTGGGCGACCGAGCAGGGCTTGCCGATGAACACCGTGCAGTCCGTCTTCCAGGGCCGCGACGGCCAACTCTGGATCGGCACCGGCGGCGGACTCACGCGGTTCGATGGCATCCGCTTCGCCTCCTTCGAAGCGTCTTCGCAACCCGATCCCACCGCGCGCCCGGTTTTCGGATTTACCGAGGATCCCGACGGCACGCTCTGGATCGGCCACTCGCGTGGCGCCTCGCGCTATCGCGACGGGCGCTTCGAGCGGGCGTGGCCCGACGAGCTCCTCGAGGGCCGCCGTGTCTGGGCCTTCGCGCGCGCCCACGACGGCGTCATGTGGGCGGCCACCGAGAACGGCCTCGTCCGGTGGGAGAAGGGTGAGGCGAAGATCTTCAAGGAGGCCGACGGTCTTCCGACACGTCGCCTGCGCGCGCTCGCCTTCGACAAGGACGGAACGCTGTGGATCGCGACGACCGGTGGCGGTCTCGTGTCCTACGCCGGCGGCAAGTTCAACGCGCTCAAGCCCGAGCACGGATTCCCGCACCTCGAAGTGCGCCACGTCCTGGCCGATCCCGCGGGTGGCGTCTGGGCCGCGACCGCCGGCGGCGGGCTCGTGCGCGTGCAGGACGGCAAGATTCGCATCTACGGCGTGGCCGAGGGCCTGCCCACCGAACAGCTCACCTATCTCGCGCGCGACAACGACGGCTCGCTCTGGATCGGCACGTGGGGCGCGGGTGTAGTCCGCATGACCGCGGGACGGTTCGTCGCGATCTCCACGGCGAACGGACTTGCGGGCGACCAGATCTGGTCCGTGCACGTGGATCGCGAAGGCAGCGTGTGGATCGGCACCTGGCATGGCGGTCTCAATCGCATCAGCAAGCGGTCGTTCGTGGTGTTCGGCAAGCCCGAGGGCCTCTCCGGCGACAACACGCGTTCGGTGATTCACGCGCGCGACGGCGTCACGTGGGTCGCGACCGCGGGTGGCGGCGTGAATCGCATCGAGGGCGGCAAGGTCACGGCGAAGTTCGGCGTGAAGGAGGGGCTCTCGACCGAAGAGGCCTCGGCCCTGTTCGAGGACCGCGACGGCGCCATCTGGATCGCGACCTACACCGGCGGCATCGCGCGGCTGAAGAACAACAAGATCGAGAACTTCGGAACCGCGCACGGCATTCCGAACGTCGATGTGCGCGTGGTGTATCGCGATCGCAGCGGCATCCTCTGGGTCGGCACTTCATCGGGGCTCGCGCAGTTCGACGGCAAGCGCTTCATTGCTGTCCCGGGGCTGGGCGCGCAGGACGAGGGCATCACCACGATCCTCGAGGAGCGCAGCGGCACCCTCTGGATCGGAACCGCAGGCGCGGGCCTGATTCGCCACCGCGACGGCAAGTTCGAACGCTTCATGCGCAAGGACGGGCTCGCATCCAACTGGATCGTCGCGCTGCACGAGGACGCGAACGGCACGCTGTGGATCGGCACCAACGGCGAAGGCATCACGCGCTACAAGAACGGCCAGTTCAAGAGCATCCGGCTCGCCGACGGACTCTGGGACGGCCTCGCGCAGGCCATCCTCGAGGACAGCTCCGGTCATTTCTGGATCACGTGCAACCGCGGCTTCTACCGCGTGGCGCGCGCCGACCTCGACGCATTTGCCGACGGGCTCACGTCGAAGGTGTTGTCGACGGGCTACGGGCCGGTGGATGCGTTGCGCTCGACCACGTTCGCCGGCGGCCTGCAGAACGCCGGAGCGATCGACGCAAGCGGCCGCGTCTGGCTGCCGTCGCTTCGCGGACTCGTGATCGTCGATCCCATGCGGCTTCCCGAATCGGGCACGCCGCCGGCCGTGAGCGTTTCGGAAATCACCGTGAACGGCGTGGGCGCGCCGCCGGGCGGTGAGATCATCCTGCCGCCGGGTTCCGCACCGCTCTCCATTCGCTATTCGTCGGAGACACTGCTCAACGCCGACCGCGTTCGCTTCCGCTACAAGATGGACGGCATGACGCGCGACTGGGTCGAGGCGGGCAAGTCGCGCGAGGCGTCGTTTCCGGCGCTGCCGCATGGCACCTACAGCTTCCACGTCGCCGGCTCGATCGACGGCCGCCGCTGGCAGGAGCTCGAGAAGCCGCTGGCGATCACGGTGCAGCCGCACTTCTACCAGACGGCGTGGTTCACGGTGCTCGCGGTGCTGGTCGCAATGGCCACGGGCGCCGCACTCTTCCGGCTACGCGTGCACCAGTTGCGCCGCCATCACGCCGAGATGGAAGAGCTGGTCGCGATCAAGACCGAGGAACTGCGCATCGCCAACGAGCACCTCTCGCGCCTGTCGTTCGCCGATGCGCTCACCGGCCTCCCCAATCGCCGCCGCCTCGACGAGGTGCTCGACACCGAGTGGCGTCGCGCCGCGCGCCAGGAGACTTCACTCGCCGTCGTGATCGCGGACATCGACGCGTTCAAGGCCTACAACGATGCGCTGGGCCATCCGCGCGGGGACGCTTGCCTGATCGAGGTGGCCGACGTCATCCGTGAAGCGACGAGCCGCGCGAGCGATTTCGCTGCGCGTTACGGCGGCGAGGAGTTCGTCATCCTCATCCCGAGCGCGGATCACGCCGTTGCGCTGGCGTTCGCCGAATCGCTGCGCCGCGCGATCGAAGCCAAGGGCATCGCGCATCCGGCCTCGACCGTCGCGCCGGTAGTGACGATCAGCCTCGGAGTCGCCGCGCGCGTGCCCGCGCCGGGCAGTACGTGGGCGCCGCTGGTCGCCGAAGCCGATGCCGCGCTGTACCGTGCCAAGCAGGAAGGCCGAAACCGGGTACGGTAG
- a CDS encoding SDR family NAD(P)-dependent oxidoreductase: protein MEVDVKGKRVVVAGGSRGIGRSIALAFAEGGAKVSICARGAAALEATRAELAARGPFAHAQTCDLGDDAAINRYIPAAAEALGGIDVLVNNATGAALGDDEASWDADLAVDLRAVVRASRAALPYLLKGNEPSIVNISSISGLHPAPRAPAYGAAKAAVIHYTQTQAATLAAKGVRVNCVTPGSIEFPGGSWERRKTEEPDIYKRTLASMPTGRLGRPEEVANVVLFLASPLAIWVTAQVISVSGGQGLGR, encoded by the coding sequence ATGGAAGTCGATGTGAAAGGCAAGCGCGTCGTCGTTGCCGGTGGCAGCCGCGGCATCGGTCGCTCGATCGCGCTCGCGTTCGCCGAGGGCGGCGCGAAGGTGTCGATCTGCGCGCGCGGTGCGGCCGCGCTCGAGGCCACGCGGGCAGAGCTCGCGGCACGCGGACCGTTCGCGCACGCGCAGACCTGTGATCTCGGCGACGATGCCGCGATCAATCGCTACATTCCCGCCGCCGCCGAAGCGCTGGGCGGCATCGATGTCCTGGTGAACAACGCGACCGGCGCGGCGCTCGGCGATGACGAGGCGAGCTGGGATGCGGATCTCGCGGTGGATCTGCGCGCAGTGGTTCGCGCTTCGCGCGCCGCACTTCCGTACCTGCTCAAGGGCAACGAACCTTCGATCGTGAACATTTCGTCGATCTCGGGTCTGCATCCGGCGCCGCGCGCGCCGGCCTACGGTGCCGCGAAGGCCGCAGTGATCCACTACACGCAGACGCAGGCCGCAACGCTCGCGGCCAAGGGTGTGCGCGTGAACTGCGTGACGCCCGGTTCGATCGAGTTTCCCGGTGGATCGTGGGAGCGGCGCAAGACCGAAGAGCCCGACATCTACAAGCGCACGCTCGCTTCGATGCCCACCGGCCGGCTGGGCCGGCCCGAGGAAGTCGCGAACGTGGTGCTGTTCCTCGCCTCGCCGCTCGCCATCTGGGTCACCGCGCAGGTGATCAGCGTGAGCGGCGGCCAGGGCCTGGGGAGATAA
- a CDS encoding DUF1330 domain-containing protein, which translates to MPKAYWISTYQSISNPEALQKYAALAGPALMAAGGKFIARGMPAAIFENAVMQRVVVIEFPSVAQAVAAYESPAYKEATAFLTPGAVAREVRIVEGTE; encoded by the coding sequence ATGCCCAAGGCCTATTGGATTTCCACGTACCAGTCGATCTCGAACCCCGAAGCGCTGCAGAAATACGCCGCGCTCGCCGGCCCCGCGCTGATGGCGGCCGGCGGGAAGTTCATCGCACGCGGGATGCCGGCGGCGATCTTCGAAAACGCCGTCATGCAGCGGGTTGTCGTGATCGAGTTTCCGAGTGTCGCGCAGGCGGTCGCCGCGTACGAGAGCCCCGCGTACAAGGAAGCCACCGCGTTCCTCACGCCCGGCGCGGTCGCGCGCGAGGTGCGCATCGTGGAAGGCACCGAATAG
- a CDS encoding thioesterase family protein has translation MVAIGQTGEASITVTHADTASAVALSSQDSFPAVLATARMIALMEVAAARVLTPMLKEGELSVGVVVNIKHSAATPVGGTAKAVATYLGTEGKLHRFRVEAFDDAGPIGEGDHARAIIATDRLLSGAARRKGP, from the coding sequence GTGGTTGCGATCGGACAGACGGGCGAAGCCTCGATCACCGTGACGCACGCGGATACCGCGAGTGCGGTGGCGCTCTCGTCCCAGGATTCTTTTCCCGCCGTGCTCGCCACCGCGCGGATGATCGCGCTGATGGAAGTCGCCGCGGCTCGCGTGCTGACACCGATGCTCAAGGAGGGCGAGCTCTCGGTGGGAGTCGTTGTGAACATCAAGCATTCAGCGGCCACGCCGGTTGGCGGTACCGCGAAGGCGGTGGCCACGTACCTCGGGACCGAAGGCAAGCTGCATCGCTTTCGCGTCGAGGCGTTCGACGATGCCGGGCCGATCGGCGAGGGCGATCACGCGCGCGCGATCATCGCCACCGATCGCCTGCTCTCGGGAGCGGCACGCAGGAAGGGCCCATGA
- a CDS encoding YbaK/EbsC family protein has protein sequence MSETLPDSARTVQEVLRAKGIEARVMVLPQSTRTAKEAAQAVGCEVAQIAKSIIFKRADTQQAVLVITSGVNRVDEKRVAAHLGTELLKADADFVRAATGFAIGGVPPLGHRTPIETLIDETLLALDSVWAAAGTPNALFSIGARQLVAATGGHVMVVA, from the coding sequence ATGAGCGAGACGCTTCCGGATTCGGCGCGGACCGTGCAGGAGGTGCTGCGCGCGAAGGGCATCGAGGCGCGCGTCATGGTGCTGCCGCAGTCGACGCGCACCGCGAAGGAAGCAGCGCAGGCCGTGGGCTGCGAAGTCGCGCAGATCGCCAAGTCGATCATCTTCAAGCGCGCGGACACACAGCAAGCGGTCCTGGTGATCACGAGCGGCGTGAATCGCGTGGACGAGAAGCGCGTCGCCGCACACCTTGGCACGGAGCTCCTGAAGGCCGACGCGGACTTCGTTCGCGCGGCGACGGGTTTTGCCATCGGCGGCGTTCCTCCGTTGGGGCATCGCACGCCGATCGAGACGCTCATCGACGAGACGCTCCTCGCGCTCGATTCCGTCTGGGCCGCGGCCGGCACGCCCAACGCGCTGTTCTCGATCGGTGCGCGGCAGCTCGTCGCCGCGACCGGTGGACATGTCATGGTGGTCGCGTGA
- a CDS encoding nuclear transport factor 2 family protein, with protein sequence MTETESLVQRQLDAYNDRDIERFCACYAEDVEVYRMPTIEPTISGMAKFRETYVERFKSRTLNAKIQNRISLGSKVVDHEYVVGIKETPVEVIVVYEMTDGLLRKVWFFNP encoded by the coding sequence GTGACCGAAACCGAATCGCTCGTCCAACGCCAGTTGGACGCCTACAACGACCGCGACATCGAACGCTTCTGCGCGTGCTACGCCGAAGACGTCGAGGTCTATCGCATGCCCACCATCGAGCCCACGATCAGTGGCATGGCGAAGTTCCGCGAGACGTACGTGGAGCGCTTCAAGTCCAGGACCCTGAACGCGAAGATCCAGAACCGCATCTCGCTCGGCAGCAAGGTCGTGGACCACGAGTACGTCGTGGGCATCAAGGAGACGCCCGTCGAGGTGATCGTGGTGTACGAGATGACCGACGGCTTGCTTCGCAAGGTGTGGTTCTTCAATCCGTGA
- a CDS encoding pyrimidine dimer DNA glycosylase/endonuclease V encodes MRLWSLHPRYLDSQGLVAAWREALLAQAVLAGRTRGYQHHPQLDRFRASRTPLRCVAAYLRALHDEATARGYRFDASKIGRAGEVEPIAVTRGQMAHEWKHLEAKLRRRSPAWLAELGKIARVKPHPLFKVVAGGIADWERA; translated from the coding sequence GTGAGGTTGTGGTCGCTGCATCCGCGCTACCTCGATTCGCAGGGGTTGGTCGCCGCCTGGCGCGAGGCATTGCTCGCGCAGGCGGTGCTCGCGGGACGAACGCGCGGTTACCAGCACCATCCGCAGCTCGATCGGTTCCGTGCCTCGCGCACGCCGCTCCGTTGCGTGGCCGCGTACCTGCGCGCGTTGCACGACGAAGCGACCGCTCGCGGTTACCGGTTCGATGCAAGCAAGATCGGCCGCGCGGGTGAGGTCGAACCGATCGCGGTGACGCGCGGGCAGATGGCGCATGAATGGAAGCATCTCGAAGCCAAGCTGCGGCGGCGTTCGCCCGCATGGCTCGCGGAGCTGGGAAAGATCGCGCGCGTGAAGCCGCATCCGCTCTTCAAGGTTGTCGCGGGCGGTATCGCCGACTGGGAGCGCGCGTGA
- a CDS encoding YdeI/OmpD-associated family protein → MTPRHFKNGAEFGKWLAKNHAKADELWVGFHKKDSGKPSITWPESVDEALCYGWIDGIRKSLGEVSYVIRFTPRRAGSIWSTVNVNRVTVLVAEGRMQPAGAKAFAARKAGKSGIYSFEQRIPAALPKECVAALRKDKAAWKFHGTQPPSYIKAVAWWIVSAKKDETRVRRIALLVKCSAAGERIPQFTWKKSTT, encoded by the coding sequence GTGACGCCACGGCATTTCAAGAATGGCGCGGAGTTTGGCAAGTGGCTCGCGAAGAACCACGCGAAGGCCGACGAGCTCTGGGTCGGTTTCCACAAGAAGGATTCGGGAAAACCCTCGATCACCTGGCCCGAGTCGGTGGACGAGGCGCTTTGCTACGGCTGGATCGACGGCATCCGCAAGAGCCTGGGCGAGGTGAGCTACGTGATCCGCTTCACGCCGCGCCGCGCGGGAAGCATCTGGAGCACGGTGAACGTGAACCGCGTGACGGTGCTGGTGGCCGAGGGCCGCATGCAGCCCGCGGGGGCGAAGGCCTTCGCCGCGCGCAAGGCGGGCAAGTCGGGCATCTACTCGTTCGAACAGAGAATACCCGCGGCGCTTCCGAAGGAATGCGTGGCGGCGCTGCGCAAGGACAAGGCCGCGTGGAAATTCCACGGGACCCAGCCGCCGTCGTACATCAAGGCGGTCGCGTGGTGGATCGTGAGCGCGAAGAAGGACGAGACGCGCGTGCGGCGTATCGCGCTCCTCGTGAAATGCAGCGCCGCGGGCGAGCGCATTCCGCAGTTCACCTGGAAGAAATCCACGACGTGA
- a CDS encoding VOC family protein — translation MNVARCTLDHLIVVAPTLEAGSAYIHDVLGVSPQAGGQHARMGTHNRLLRLGDGIYLEVIAIDPDAPAPARPRWFALDARGADFAPTLAAWVARTTDIAAANAAATESLGTVEPMSRGALEWLITMTPDGSVPLDGVGPGLIEWRVGGHPTSRLEDHGLALAALEITHPDPARVTRLLGALALEGEVTVRAGPPGLVARIETPRGQGTLA, via the coding sequence GTGAACGTGGCTCGCTGCACGCTCGACCACCTCATCGTCGTCGCGCCCACGCTCGAAGCGGGCTCGGCGTACATCCACGACGTGCTGGGTGTCTCGCCGCAGGCGGGCGGGCAGCATGCGCGAATGGGGACGCACAACCGGCTCCTGCGGCTGGGCGACGGCATCTACCTCGAAGTCATCGCGATCGATCCGGATGCACCGGCACCCGCGCGGCCGCGCTGGTTCGCGCTCGATGCGCGCGGCGCCGACTTCGCACCGACGCTTGCGGCCTGGGTCGCGCGCACGACCGACATCGCCGCTGCGAACGCAGCGGCAACCGAGTCGCTCGGCACCGTGGAACCGATGAGCCGGGGTGCGCTCGAGTGGCTGATCACGATGACACCCGATGGATCGGTTCCGCTCGATGGCGTCGGCCCGGGGTTGATCGAATGGCGCGTGGGCGGGCATCCCACGAGCCGGCTGGAAGACCACGGCCTTGCACTGGCCGCGCTGGAGATCACCCACCCCGACCCGGCTCGCGTCACCCGCCTGCTCGGTGCCCTCGCGCTCGAAGGCGAAGTGACGGTCCGCGCCGGCCCACCGGGCCTCGTTGCGCGCATCGAGACACCGCGCGGCCAGGGAACGCTCGCCTAG